The window CTTCTTTTAAGTAACTGTATCACATTCATCTGGTGATAAACAAGAACGCAGATAAATCCAAGTTCTCACTAAATTACCACAGCTTTGAGTTTCGTGGATTTGCCAACAGATACCCGCCCCCCCAACGTTGTTTTCACAGCGGCCCGACAACTGTCCTCACCTGCTCGAGTCCTGGCGACGTGAAGGTGGGTGCGTTCAGGGACCCACCCCCACAACGGGACAGCGCACAACTAAAATCAGGCTGAACGACGACATCCGTCACTCACAAGTTTGTCTTTGAATAACAACGCTTTCAGGTGACCTGTTCGCTTTTGTTGTGTTCACATGTCGTCATGGAGACGTGACGACAGGGGGCCACTAAAGCcaaatgtttagaaaaaaaggaaatataagCAACGAGATCTTCTGAAATGACAAACCTTCCAGAGATATCAGCCAGCTATCAGTTCAATTAACAACCTTTGATTCATAACAACAGATGGAAACAGAAGGGTGTAACCGGACTGATAAATCCAACGCCCTTCTTATCTCAAGTGCCTCGGGGGTGTGACCCCCCCACGTGGGCCCTGATATTCATCTGGTTCCAGGAAGCATGCACTCGACTCGCTGCATCTGAGAAGCTCTCGTCTCAATCACCCGTCCCTCATCTTAAATTGTTGACATTAGACCGCGGAGGCGGAGTCAACCACATCAGAGAGAAGCGCGTGTTGACTGGCGCTGTTTGAGGCACCACCTGCACCACCTTCACAGGCTTTTCCTTCAGCAGACCTCAAAGGCGCTCCGACCTCGTCCCCTTTGACAGTTTAAGACGCTTCCCTAAAACCAGGAATCCACGGCGAGGCTCTCTGCGTCTCACTGACCTTGCGGATGGGCAAGCTGTCCCCCTGAGAgctcaccacctccacctcgatGCGCTCCATCAGACCCTCCAGCTGGTCCCGCACGTCCCGGGCTCTCCTCATGGAGCGGAACTGGATGAAGTTCTCGTAGCACCACTGCGTGGAGTAACCGCTCTCCAACcactgcgcgggggggggggggagaaagacacAGTGTTAGGGCCAcaccatgaggggggggggttctggacCCATTGGTGCGTAACACACAGGGAACTGGTACCTGTGTGTAGACGTTGAGCAGCACCAGGTGGTCTCCTCCCGGCACCACGAAGTTCATCCTGGCGTTGTCGGCGTGCACCACCTTGTCTTTGGGCCGGTAGAAGATGGAGTTGTTGACCGACAGCATGGCGGCTATCGTCAGCACCTCCTCGGAACACTTGTACCTGGAAGGAAGCGCCGAGCAGAGCGTAAACCGACAGGAACCCTCCAGAGAGCAATGACACGCGATGAAATGCTTCATACGTCACACGGGGCGACTTACTGCTCGGAGGCCAGGACCATCTTGCTCAGCATGGGGTCCACCGGGAGCTCGGCCATCCTGCGACCCAGCTGAACAAACACCAGAACCAAGGTGAGGACATTCCGCCGCGTGCATTAAAGGCTATTAAACAGGACTACAGTAGTAGATCCGCAGAAACATGCTCCTTCGTAATCACAATTAGttaatttacttatttctgTGTAGGTAATAGGTTGTTGGATATGTTTAAACTTAGAAGAAATGACCTCTACAAGTAGTTATGTCGCGTGTATGAATATGTCCTGCTGCAGAATCAGAGCGGCTTTGCACATGCGTGTGACTTTCAGTCTGGACGTCTCCTCCGTAGCAAAcagatatttgaatatattcaaAAATATGTGGGTCTTTTTTAGAGCGAATATTCGAACTTCTTCCACAGAAAGTGACTCAGGGATTTACAAAACTCAAACCCACGATCATGAGTCGAGGCAAAGTTCAGAATCTTTTCTGTTAAGTTCAGAAGGTTTTCTCAGCAGATAATTGTCTGGTAGAACCTGTTACACATTATTCACATCCTCCATAAACAAGCCCTAAAAACAAGTCACCATCACACAATATTCTCAGCAAACACCACGTCCTGAGCAGGTAGAACCTCGTTAGCTTCACTGATTTTTAAAGTTCTATTAATTATTAAACAAAGCAATCACAGCAGCAGACCCGTAGATCTgcttccagaggggggggggggggttgtgttatTTCCAACAGGTAGAGCTCCTTCAGCAAATCTACAGTCTCTGTGAAGGCAACACATTTGCGCACAAAACCTTCAAATAGAACCTTAAGGAGCAGGTTTGCTGTCTGTCCTGCTTGATTCACCTCGATGTGCATTTGTCTCAGTGAAGctatttttcttgtttgttttcttctctgtgtgtgtgtgtcatgtgcttcagtggtttactgtgtttgtgcttcccctgtaggtgtgtgtgtgtgctctgtgtgATGCATGCTGCAGCCTGTTATGGTTGCTCTAGTCTATTGTTGTACACATTGGTTTTGTGTATATGTTGTGTACGTTTGTCTATGAATTTTAATGACCTTTCGAGAtttgtaaagttttttttctctttgactgTTGATTAGTGTTCattgtccctgcaaaataaaggaataaatacatttccatcTGACACACAGTTATTATAAAGAGGTCAACTACAAGCTGGACGTGTGAGGGCCTTGGGTTCGGTACCTTGGTGAGCTCCCCCAGGTGGTTCAGTGCTCCGAGGGCGTAGAGCTGCTCCAGCGCCAAGACCAGAGTCTCGTGAGGAGGTGGGTCCATGAAGTCGAAGTGAATGAGGTCGTTGATTCCTACAAAGCAAAAGGTGTCAGTCAGCTTCAGGTTCGTCATTgcatccctctctccccccccctcttcccctcctcacCCAAACTCTTCAGCAGGAGGACCACATTTCCCAAGTTGGTCCTCTGAATCTCGGGCACCGTTGTTTCCTCCATCTCGTGTTTGAAGGCCCAGGCTGTGTAGAGCCTGAAGCATTTCCCAGCAGCCACTCTGCCTGCGCGGCCGGCCCTCTGGTTGGCCGAAGCCtgggaaacaaaacacaaaacaaccttTAGAAAACATGCCGTTTACCCCGAAATACGGACTTTATATCCAGACTTGTAGCACGAGTGAACGGAAAGGTGTAAATTGTTGTTCTATGTACCCGCGAGCAGGGCGTGACGATGAGCGACTCCATGCCGGTGCGGGCGTTGTAGCTCTTCTGTTTGCAGAAGCCCGGGTCGATGACGTAGATGATCCCGTCTATGGTCAGCGAGGTTTCCGCTATGTTGGTAGCCACCACCACCTTAAGGTTGACAGGGCGTACTGACGTAAGAGTCTCCATAGCAACGGTCAGTGAGCTGCAGCGGCCTCTACTGGAGAATAACGGCATTGACATCTAGTCGGCTGCATGGCACACGGCTCACCTTGCGGGcccctgggggggtggggttgaaGATCTTCGCCTGCATGTCGGATGGCAGGTTGGCGTAGATGGGGAGGACCAGCAGCTCTGCTATCTTGGATCCGAGCCGCCTGCATCGCTCCTGGAGCAGCTCGCAACACGTTTCAATCTCCTCCTACGAGACACGCAAAGAGGGCAAAGAGTCAAACCAAAGCACaagaaataagaagaagaagaaatgaccCTTTGCAGCAACATCCCGTCCTCCCACACTCACTATTTTCATTTGGTCCCGACCAAGAAATCATTtaaacaataacaaagaaatCTGCATCCTTTTACTTTGGCTGGCgtttaaatacataaatcttACTTATCTCCTAAGACACGTGTGTGGAAAACCCAAAACCAATATGGCTGCACTCTCACTATACTCTACAGATGTTGGTCCAAACgatttgaacaaaagaaaaatatatttaagaacccccccccaccgtgacAGCAGTAGAAAGCCCACCTGTCCAGTGAGGAACACCAGCACGTCTCCGGTGGGCTGGGTGACGTGGATCTGCAGCACCGACACCACGCAAGCTTCCAGGTAGTCGGCCTCCGGGGCCTTAAgggcacacgcacgcacacacacacacacacacacacacacacacacacacacacacacacacacacacacacacacacacacacacacacacacacacacacacacacacacacacacacacacacacacacacacacacacacacaacaacatttgTTCATTATTGATTTTAAAGGTGAGAAAGCCATGGATGATTTAGAGGAGAAATGATCCACATCTTTAGGACCAAGCATTCACACAACGTGCCGGCTCTTACTTTGGTGTAGAAAATATCGACGGGGAACCTCCTGCCAGGGATCCTGAAGACGGGCGCGTCGTCGAAGAAGCAGGAGAAGCGCTCCGTGTCCAGAGTGGCGCTCGCCACCAGCACCTTCAGGTCCGACCTGAACCTGGCGATGTCCTTGATAAGCCCGAACAGGATGTCCGTGTGGAGCGTTCGCTCGTGGGCTTCGTCGATGATGACCACGCTTGTGAGTGAGACAGAGATTCTATAAGAGACACGCTCGCTTTCTCCAAGTAAGAACATCGTGAACATTTCGATTCGCTTCTTCTCTGGTTACCTGTAGCTGGCGAGGTCGGGCTCGGTGAGAAACTCTCGGAGCAGCATGCCGTCCGTCATGTACTTCAGCACCGTCCTCTCCGATGTGCAGTCCTCAAAGCGAATACTGTAACCCACCTGCAGGAAGCCATGAGGACAGCGTGAAAAACAGTCGACGACACTCTGGAGCGAATGAAGCAGCTCAAACATGTAAATATTAGACAGCAGTCGATAAAGATGCTTTATCTTGGATTATTATTAAACCATTTTTTCAGTGTGTGAAAACAAACCGGGATGGAGCTCACCTCGTTCCCGAGCTTGACGCTCATCTCCTGTGCCACTCTGGACGCCACCGACATGGCTGCCACTCTGCGAGGCTGCGTGCAGCCGATCTTCATGCCTCCTTTCGTGTAGCCCTGAGAGAGGAACAAGTTCAATGGTTACAATCATCTCATTAATGTGCAGCACTGCTGACTTGTAGTATGATGATGCTGTACACACATCTTCCAGGAGGTACTGAGGGATCTGAGTGGTCTTTCCTGAGCCCGTCTCCCCCTCGATGACTAGAATCTGATGCTGGTTGATGGCGGCGAGCAGGTCCTCTCTGTAGGGGAAGATGGGGAGGCTGCGTCGGACCTCCTGCATGGATTGTTTCTTCAGCTCCGCCTGGGACAGCACCAGCGCCTCCTGCTCCTGAACACAACGGGGTCGGGGAGGGGGTCATTTTGGGGCGATGCCTAGGATGTTACTCAGCAGCAGCTCCCGCGTGGGACTGAGAGGCCGTGAGCGACTGCCGCATCGTTTCTTTGAGACCGACTCAGCCATGTCTCTCCTAGTCATCCCAGAAAACCACTTTATAGTGAACCAACATGACCAGAGGTCTGGTTGAAGGGATTTAATTTAGGgaaaagttaaatgaaatatGAGGCTATTAACGACGATGCAGACGATACCCAGGTGAACCCTACCTCCTCCGTCCGGGTTCCCTTCATGGTCATGGCAGTGCTGACAAATTCGAtcatctcgtcctcctccaggatcagctggtacCTCTCCTGCTCCCGTCTCATCCCTTGCTCTCGCTCCCTCTTGGCTCCGAAGCTGAGGGAGGCCGTCttcagcctctcctcctcccagcgGCCTTGCTCCCCTCCCAGCTCCATGGGAGTTTCCTCCAGCTCCAGGTCCCTCTGGGGCACCTCctgctcaggggggggggggggggggggggtgagaaaaaGACACGGTGGAGCCAATGCACACTCGGGCAGGTGACTGTTTCTGCGGCATTTGTGGCGCTGATCGCTCCTACcttgcttctcttctcttccgGCATGTAGTATCGGTTCTTCCTCTCCTCGTGTTCCTTGACGCCGGCCGACTTGTAGTCCTTAGCCAGGTCCCGCAGGGTGCGTTTGTATTCCAgctcttttttctccctctccgtcAGCTCCTCTGTGTGGAAAAGGTACTCGTCGTCTTTGATCTCtgcctccaggtcctccagcttCTCGGACTCTCTCTTCTTGAGATAATCCCACCGAGAGCGCTTCCTCAGCTCTGGCAACTacagaaggaaagaggaaatggTCAGAACCGTTGTGCTAAGTGCAGAGAGGACTTATGCAGCACAAACAGAAAGCTGGGCTACCATGTTCTTCTGATCGTCTTCGGCCATCTTCAGCCTCTTCTGAGCTTCCTCGTAAGCCTGGAGAGAAAAATAGCACAAAAAAGGGGTTTACCTTCACAACATTGTCGGTCATCTTTAGAAAATCCCGAATCAACCTTCTCCAAACCTTTTTGTCCGTCCTCTCCGTTATGTTACGGgtcttgtctttgtctttctgcTTCACTCGCTCAGCAAACGCATCTCTCTCTTCAATGTCCtgctgtcgctctctctcttccttctcccactcttcctcttcctcttccttttcctttatgGGAGACTCTTCACCCCTGTAgttggaaaagaaaatgcatcaaGCCGCAGCTTCTGTGCAAGGTGGTTTTCGTTTTCACTAACAATTCAAGTCTAACATTACAAAATAACGCTGTTTATCTATTTTCTCTCTCAGTGGTTGATTAATGGTATGACGGTTTCAGTTTAacaacctcacaaaaacaggTAAAAAAGAGGGGTATAAAAGCACAACAGAAACAGTATTTATGAACATCATTAAGTCAatataaatgagaaaaatatgGCTTGAACCATATGGAACAAGTAATAAAGACCCGTCAAGCACAATGAAGATTTCTGGATGACCTTTTTGGTGCTTCGTCCTCACTCGACGACGcgctctctttcttctttctgatGTGCTTCCTCCTGTTTCCtctgtctttgtcctttttctttttccctttgtcCTTTTCCTGCACAGCTTCTCCGTCGCTGTCGCTGTCCTCGAGTAACGTGTACGTCCGATTCTTCTTGTCCATCTCAATGGCTTCGCGTTCCAACGCCCGCGCTGGTTTCTCAACAACTTGCTTACGAGGAATCTGGAAGACGCATTTTGGTTAAAGACAtcataagttaaaaaaaaaaacttttgaagGTATAAACATGTTATAGCATGCAAAAAATCGGGGGGTGAGTAGAGAATATACCTTGTCGAAGAGCTCTTGGGCAAACGTCACCACGCTCGGTTCGATGTCAATCGTGCCCGTCTCCTCGAGACGAGTCACAAAGTCTTGAGAACTCGATGATTTCCGCGCGATGCCGATCATGAATTGAGACACATATCTGTCACTCAAACCCAGGATGTCATGGAGACGGTCGTTCACCCACTGCTCTAGATTGGCCATGGCggctgaagaggaagaaaaacacgGTCATCCACAATGCAGCCCAAGGTGTCAGCCCCCGTagtcagagagaaagaagatgcTACTCACATTGTAATACTTAAGACTGATACATGATTATTACATGTATAGCAGACATCACTTTATCGCGTCTCATtaacagagttttgttgcatgATGAATTACAAACGGGATACTTTTGTATTCACTCTGAAATCTGATCTGTGCACTAAGAATTAGAACCCCGGGGCAAAGGGTCACAGTAACAGTCTGGTGTTGCTGGACCACATGatgtctttgggggggggggggcagaatatCAGAAACACAACCCAGTAACCAAGTGCAGCACAACACCACCACTAATTACACTACATaatcaacaaataaacacaacccaGTATGAACTAATAAGCTAACCAGTACATAGATGTAAGCTCAACAGGTAGAAGCTAACTAACGTTAAACCACAAAAGCAACATGAATATTCCGCAATACACCATTCGCCTTTATGACTAACGTTATTTTAAGTTATTTAAGACTAGTTCAAGTAAATGATTAACGTTTCATGCTTTTACTAAACCTGACATTAGTTTGTAAGAAATTCTGCTTATTTTTCAAGAGGTCGGAGTCTAAACTTAAGATGGAAAACCTGTGAGAGGAAACCCGGTCGCT is drawn from Pungitius pungitius chromosome 11, fPunPun2.1, whole genome shotgun sequence and contains these coding sequences:
- the dhx16 gene encoding pre-mRNA-splicing factor ATP-dependent RNA helicase DHX16; the encoded protein is MANLEQWVNDRLHDILGLSDRYVSQFMIGIARKSSSSQDFVTRLEETGTIDIEPSVVTFAQELFDKIPRKQVVEKPARALEREAIEMDKKNRTYTLLEDSDSDGEAVQEKDKGKKKKDKDRGNRRKHIRKKKESASSSEDEAPKRGEESPIKEKEEEEEEWEKEERERQQDIEERDAFAERVKQKDKDKTRNITERTDKKAYEEAQKRLKMAEDDQKNMLPELRKRSRWDYLKKRESEKLEDLEAEIKDDEYLFHTEELTEREKKELEYKRTLRDLAKDYKSAGVKEHEERKNRYYMPEEKRSKEVPQRDLELEETPMELGGEQGRWEEERLKTASLSFGAKREREQGMRREQERYQLILEEDEMIEFVSTAMTMKGTRTEEEQEALVLSQAELKKQSMQEVRRSLPIFPYREDLLAAINQHQILVIEGETGSGKTTQIPQYLLEDGYTKGGMKIGCTQPRRVAAMSVASRVAQEMSVKLGNEVGYSIRFEDCTSERTVLKYMTDGMLLREFLTEPDLASYSVVIIDEAHERTLHTDILFGLIKDIARFRSDLKVLVASATLDTERFSCFFDDAPVFRIPGRRFPVDIFYTKAPEADYLEACVVSVLQIHVTQPTGDVLVFLTGQEEIETCCELLQERCRRLGSKIAELLVLPIYANLPSDMQAKIFNPTPPGARKVVVATNIAETSLTIDGIIYVIDPGFCKQKSYNARTGMESLIVTPCSRASANQRAGRAGRVAAGKCFRLYTAWAFKHEMEETTVPEIQRTNLGNVVLLLKSLGINDLIHFDFMDPPPHETLVLALEQLYALGALNHLGELTKLGRRMAELPVDPMLSKMVLASEQYKCSEEVLTIAAMLSVNNSIFYRPKDKVVHADNARMNFVVPGGDHLVLLNVYTQWLESGYSTQWCYENFIQFRSMRRARDVRDQLEGLMERIEVEVVSSQGDSLPIRKAVTAGYFYHTARLSKGGYKTVKHQQTVYVHPNSSLFEEQPRWLIYHELVFTTKEFMRQVIEIDSGWLLEVAPHYYKSKELEDSSSKKMPRKQGKAKEELGQ